The segment GGTGTAAGGTTTTATTGTTCATAAAGCAATAAGTTCTGCTATGTTGTAACCTAGGGTTTCTTCTgggctgaggccaattaggaacagttataaatgggtAGCAAGGTTAAGTCAGGAGTCCGCACAAAATTAAATTATATGAAAAATTTGAATATACATGATGATAGTATATTACaataaactattttatagtataatcTCAAGGTGTTAACGTCACATTAATGTACATTCATGTTTACCTGGAAGAAGACAACAAATGAAGAGATATCTTAGAAACAGCTGGGGCAaagaatgttaaaggaacagtctagtcaaaattaaactttcatgatttagataggacatgcaattttaaataactttccaattcacttttatcatcaaatttgctttgttctcttggtattcttagttgaaagctaaacctaagtaggctcatatgctaatttctaaacccttgaaggccgcctcttatttcaatacatttgacagtttttcacagctagagggcattagttaatgtgtaccatatatatatatatatatatatataacattgtgcatacgcctgtggagttatgtatgaggcagcactgattggctaaaatgcaagtctgtcaaaagaactgaaataaggggacagtctgaagaggcttagatacaaggtaatcgcagaggtaaacagtatattaatataactgtgttttgttatgcaaaactggggaatggataataaaataattatctatcttttaaaacaatagcattTTTGGAGTAGACCGTCTCTTTAAATAGATGGTTAAGGAGTAGTTAAACAAGTAGATACACAATTTAGAAATACAACAAGGTTTTAGTCTAACAGAGTAATTTGTCACTTTAATTGTAGGGGGAAAACAATCAGGCTGGGACCTTTTGCCTAACTGTTACTTGTGTCTTACtttgtttaaaactgttatttATTATGTGTCCATAAACGTATTGCAATCTAGATGGAACTTGTAAAATTAATTTATAGCCTTCATTTTCTTCTTTATTCCCAGtcatataataattataatgtcaGTCATCTTTCTAGTGGCAAtgtttcccccccccaaaaaataaaaataaaagttatttaactGATTTGCTctcttaggacgttccatgccccctgcagcctcctcctttcaGTTAATGAGAAATTGAATGGGGAATGTGCCTAGCAGCGTAGGctgtcccccatgatccgatcctggcatagaaatcacgtgatcacattgttccgatctaagcacttgctccccggcatgaaggggttaaatacaacCTGATGCTAATGCAGCATTATGAGTTGTGTATGTCCAACTAATTGTCACTGGTTGACTAGGACAATGCCCATAATACTATTGGTGGAGAGGGATTTGCAAATGCCAAGAAAATGATGGTCTATTTAGGACAGATATATgcatttttcaaaaaacaaaactcaGTGGTTACTGATATtatgggctaaattatgagtggaggaCTAAATAACGCTCCCAGTTgaacgttaattgcgctagaagtaaactttttgcgtgtcgagtctatttataaatgcattgaacatattctgctatgtgcagaacattggaatgtgaaatatgtacaacactttattaaatatgaatactgaattaatatgattttacatgttttcgtcTACTTAACTGCAGAGGACTCCAGTGcacttttatatatctgtatacctatgttaaagtcctttgcctgccgagatctttgagcccttataatttttatgtgcaatattttttttaaatcatttttattagatggcgttattatgagtgtaactgtactttgtacacttttttgtttcacaagacAGTTAATCAGAGTTTTGAGGTCACctgacgagcgttaacttgaattgtgctcaagcgtGATTGCAATACTGCAGGACCTATTGGATAGAACTTACTGGTGCTTACTGTATATGTATGGGACATATTCATTTCTTTATTCTCTCTCTGCTTATCTCTGTGGTACAGGAAAGAAGGTTATTGTGTGTCTCCTTTGCTTTTTTCCTGTTCTAACTGTCCCTGGACATTAAGGCTGCTTTAACTCATGACATGGATCAGCGCCCTGGAATACAgtcttattaaagggccattatagagaAAAAAATGACGTGCTGTTACACATTTTAACACTGGCGATGCTACAaggctatgaggccgaattatcaaaggtcttgcgtacctgatccgacagtgtgatcaggtccgcaagacctcgctgaatacggaaagcaatacgctctccgtattcagcattcataactgcttcataactgcttcataactgcttcataactgctgtttctggcgagtctgaagactcgccagaaacacgggcccacaagctccatacagagcttgaaaaatgggcctccatgtgtttaacccctgaaaagggagctgcagagaactgctggccctGAGTGAAAACTGAAGCTGACCCAGCAGTGGCAGTCACGCAGCTGGGTCTCTGCTACACCTGACCGGTACTTTAagtttgcgggggttaaacactttgAGCCTTATGATTAAAAATCTCACTAGTATGTAGAAAAATTGTGCAGAATCTTTGGGGGCCTTTTTTGAACATTCTATTGTAATgtatttgtctctccttcacatccagagctttgcatagtgagataaacagctcataAGGtagaatttgcctttctaaacgtctttgagggacctcaccggtattaacgagacttcttagataaacTCGCGAGAGCCGAGAGCTTTAGAGCAGTCTTTTTCAACTCCACTCCTCAAGTACATCTAACAGATCAGATTTGTATGAgatcttaaagggatgtgaaacccaaaatttttctttcttgactcagatagaccatgtgattttaaacaacttttaatttactttttattatcaatttttctttgttcttatggtatcttttattaaaaagcagggacatatgcttaggaaccTGCCCTTTttcagagcactatatggcagcagttttgcaagaatgttatacaattgcaagagcactagagggcagcactattaactgtcatgtagtgcttcaaatgcctacctaggtatctgttcaacaacaaaaatcatgaaaaagtttacttttttttttatatgatcgcatttggcggaaaaatggtggcataaaatataccaaaatgggcctaaatcaacatCTTGGCTTATCCACTGAAAaagaatatatagttttgataggtaaataaaaaaacaagcctcaatttctgttttaatggagtgatagcaaaaatgctaaaaaatctttggtattttgggcaagtttttctctgaaattcctggtagcaaaggaGTTAATGTTTTTTCCTTCTATACTGCTGCATTTAACAAAAAGATAACATCTGTCTAGCTAATTTCTTGATGAGTACAGGGCGATCAGCTTGAAAAGTGAGTTTCTTTAGAGAATAATTATCTGTAATTTTGAAGTGTGTATTATGTGTTACCCCCATAAGGGAACCTCTGGTATCTACTGACATAGCTTTGTCAGTATATACCAGAGGTTCCCTTGCTTATCAGAAACCCAGCACGCATGCACACCTAAATAGATTTTACTAGTGCACCAGCCCCAATATATCTAAACACAATGGAATCTAACccctaactagggttgccacctcggccatgtgttcctggacacttatgagttatacatgctgcagggtgtgtagagagggatatgaatagtgctgttcagtgccACTATTTGTTTGCTCTCCAGGGtttaaattcatgttcctaccagcacaccctgcagcatgtataactcataagtgtccaggaaaatatggctgaggtggcaaccctacccctaACTCAAGTAAATCAATAAGATATTTCTGCTTTGTTACTCATCATGACATTTCCTTTGCAACATTTTTCTGAAGGGAAATATTTCATATCAAATGCCATTAAAGGGCTTTCACATACAGTAGAATAGCACAgtcaacagatgcataataaaaagacaatgcaataacactcaagcagtatatttttttgctgacaaatttcaaaatgtccttTAATTTTCCTGTCCTTGTATCACATGATAGATGGCAGCCAATCTCAGACTCATGTACATATAAGAGCAGCAGTCTTTTTACAATTTTCTGTTTTcaatagttatttaaagggacagtaaacaccttggtaTACATATGAAATATTTAGTAATGCATagtaaactactttgcaatatacgttcattatgtattttgcttctttttcATTTAGCTCTGGGTCAGGAGTATATTCTGCAAAATCCAAAACCATGACTGTAcagcattctacacagtgattacttgatcagtgcaggagtttgCTTATATTAGACACAGCAAAGGAAATAAgattaaaatacttaaagggacatacacaccTTTTGTTGCAAAATATTTAATACATCAACCAAGAGTGTGAGTTTTCAGAACAGATTAGCACATTGTTTGCTGCGATTGTTTTTCAACGGACAAATTCCTGCACACATCTCACTTTATTCTAAACTGAATTTGTTATTGGTGTACACAAGGTTAgccattttcattttatttataataaatattgttttgCAGTATTTTATCCAATCCCCATGCAGAGGCCAATAAGGTACAGACAtgcagcagggttaggcttgtgaaataCGCAGTGTCTACTTTCAATTTTCATAAtttgaaaacccacaattttcagagttaaattacatgaaaattgtggaaaataaacaataaaagtataataaagagggtttttttttttactctgtgtaattaaacattatattaaatcttaaattattttatatgtctTTAAGAGATTTTCAAAGGGTGTGTCCCTGGATTTCAGAACAGTGGAAATTCGGTTGACAAAATGTCagtttaaaatggttttaaaatctTTATATTGTATGCAGATTGTATCCAAagcagttatatataaaaaaaataatatctctTTAATGTAATTGCCATTAAAGCCCCATTGCAAAAGAGACACTATGTTTCTTACTGTGGTTCTGCATTCTCAGTGTACAGTTACACCATTTTACCCCTATCTATCTAGAGAAATACTTTTATAGTCATAGAAAAAAAAGAGGCCACTCGTCTAGCTCACACTTTACACATAACAAAGCTATCATATGATACTATATATcaaatataatgtgtgtatatatatatatatatatatatatatatatatatatatatatatatatgtatataatatatatatatatatatatatatatatatatatatatatatatatataaatcaatgtaaatatttgcataggaaattagcacatctaggcaagtatccccgcttgcttttccccagaaattcttaatatacaatgttaccaatgcacaagagaattgtgggtaagatatgcaaattagatatgcaaattctcagttattttgcttcaaaatactgttttgacacagcgatccttttaacaggattattacagcaaaccagaagtcactcactagacagcctgtttcgttctttttggaactcatcagtaggagatagatttctggttgctgcattataaagctattttcatggttaaaccaaaattcattaaaattatggggggggggggataaaaaactgaaattaaaatccttcatgtctcaaaattaaatcaatgtaaatatttgcataggaaattagcacatctaggcaagtatatatatacaggcgtacctcggCTATATTGCGGACTTGGTTTCAGACAACTGCAATAAAGTGAGtatagcaataaagtgaatcacacaatttttttgttgtttcccagtgcatataagttatatttacactatgctTTAATCTATTACGTGtgtaatagcattatgtctaaaaaaaaaccaatgtacataccttaattaaaaaatactttattgctaaaaatgctaaccatcatctgagaattccgtgagtcataatctttttgctggtggtgtgtgtgtatatatatatatgtgtgtgtatatatgtgtatttatgtgtttatatgtgtatatatgttggacaaATGGCACCAATAGATTTGCTACAAAccttcaatttaaaaaataaataaaaataaagtgaatcgcaataaaacaaggtatgcctatatatatatatatatatatatatatatatttatatttatttatatatatatatatatatatatatatatatatatatatatatatatatacatgcagtgctCTACCCAAGACCTAtgaaatgttttcaatgtttgttgcacaaattatcattaaatcaatttatgtcacATTATGCAATCAAttagtgctttggatagcttatagATGCACgaaacccacagtttttctttcatgattcagacacagcatacaattgtaaacattctTTGGGCCAGTATTTtctgacctttttgtttttttgcaattgaaCCAATGCACAGCACTCTAGCCCCATATTgatttgtattttttaacaaatacaatTTTTGTTCATATATAGGGCATTCCCATCTAATCTGTGTAGTGCTAAAACTTGCTTttctttgtttataattgtatgctctaactgaaccatgaaagaaaaaaaatggggtttattccCTTTTAGTAACAGttagaaataaaagaaaatgttataatattaaagAGTATTGCACTGCTCCACCCGACTACTACATAAGCCCGCCCAGCTGGCATCATTTTCTGCGGAGAAGACTATATATATCTTTAgtagatatttaatcactttattcACTACTATGAAAACCTGCCTCTGGTACATGAAGATCTTTCTTGTGGACAAGCCTGGAGATACACTGCTAGTGTCCCACGTTATTTAAATGCTACCTGACTTATTAATCGACTTGTGACCAGTAACTTTACATATCTACTTACATGGCAAACCTAACAATGTAGATATATCTTTAAACAGAGCCTGTACGTTCAACATAAATCTTTCTGATTGGCAGGGAAGTatataaaagaacaaaatataacaTGATAGGGAGTGTATGGCAAAGTTCCGACACATAAAAAGCCAATAAGGCTGCCTGTAATTCCTAATGAAATTTCTATACCTGATTGTGTATTGTGTGACTTAATGTATATAATCTATGTGAGTACATAGATTTATAAGACACATTAGAGACTACAGAGACCTAATATATATTACATAGCAGTAATAGCAGAGTGATGTAATTGTATTACAGAGTCATATCAAAAAAGTCACTGTGCCGAGTTGATTGTCCTTGGGAATAAATAATTACTCCAGGTCCTGAACAGTTCTCTCTAGGTAGGTAATCCCAAGATTATCTGTTCTGGTGCCTTCAGCTCAAGGAAATGTTGGGTAGATGTTGCCAAAAACCTGTCTATTTTGTGTTTGTCCCTTTTTCATAATCTTTTTTCCCTTTAGCTCTTCTCCCTTTTTGTTCTTCTGACCCCAGCCACAGGGCTCCTTAGTGATGAAGTATAAAAGGGCATTGAGCCAGGCATTTGCACTAGCCAGGGGCCTGGTGACTTTGTAGCAGACAGCCACCACCCCCAGAGCCCTGCACCCACCAAGTGCAGCACCACCAGCTCTGAGGGCCAGAAACATAGTGCGTGTCACATGGAAAGGCAGGAAGCAAAGAGCAAAAAGAAGGGTGATGGTAACAATGGTCCTAATAGATTTACGCCTCTGGGCCACACCTGGTACAGGCCCTGGAACCACACCACCCCTAATGGTCCGGCACAGTGTGCGTACCACTCTGGAGTAACACCAGGCAATAACAGAAAATGGAAGAAAGAAGCCTGCTACATGCAGGAACATCCCATAGGGCATATAGCGGTGAAGGTCTGAATCCAGAGCATCATCCCAACATGTTACTCCATCATCTAGTCCTTCCAGGGGTCCTGTCCTTGCAAAAAGGAGAATAGGAGAGGTCATGGCAAAGACCAGAGTCCAAACCAGCAAACAAGTAGCCCTCACCCAACGAAGAGACTCCAAGCGCATGGAGCGCATAGGGTGGCAGATGCCAAGGTAGCGGTGGAAAGAAATACAGGTGAGGAAGAAGATGCTGCAGTAGAGATTGAAATAGAAGAGGAAGCGAACCAGGCGGCACATGGGGTCTCCAAAGAGCCATCGGTCCTGGGAGATGTAGCTGGCAATGAGGAATGGCAGTGAGAGGCCATACATTAGGTCACTGAGTGCCAAGTTGAACATATAAATCAAAGATGAGTTCCATGGTCGACGTAAGCAACGCGTCAGAACAACAGAGTTCAGTCCCAGGCTGAGTACGAAGGTGAAGAGGTAGCAGGTGGGCAGGAAAATGTGCTTGTAGGACTCATCCAGATGACATGGAGATGCTGCAGAGGGTGTGGATGGGGGAACAGAGGAATTGGGGGAAGAGGATAAAGGAGAGGAGTGCATGCTGAAGAGGGAGAAAGGAGGATTAGGGAGGTTCCAGCATTACCAAaggttatgaataaatataactgaGAAGAGAAGAAAGACAGTTGGAGAAGGAGACAGAATGGTTTAGAGCAAATAGGGCGGAGATGggaagaaagaataaaaaaataattagacatacttatatttttaaataagaattacaTAAGTATTATTAAGGGGCAAAGCTGCAATGTAGACATTTTATATGTAAAAATTTTAATGGtcatcaaacaaaacaaaatataaaatattattatgcaTATTAACAAAAAGCTTTGCAATGCACTTTTATaatttaatgtgccagattttccTGTTATTCAACTCTGAAAATTATTTCCCAAATGTCACCAGAGAGGCTGGACTAGACCCCTGCAAGTTTCTGAAACATAACCTTGCAACATTCTGTAATTTATATCTGTTCTTCAATATCCATGAGAGATAAGATAAACACTACGTCATAGGCTTTTCAAAGGGTGTGTCCCTCGACTGCCAAATTATGCTAAATTCCAtagcaaaatgtaatttttacatgtttattaaagggacatttcattcaaaattgaaatgcacataaatgaatcacatctttgaatagaaacgtatttgcaatataaatgtattggcaaaaatgcttctaggaaGTTAccaatgttttagtgttaacatttttctctgcacatgcatgtgaagcatagctatatatttTCAGTACAtattgcattttaaatactgcagctgctcagatcacaagtggggcttttatcatgtcagtaattaacaaattaagtcattaccagatagtacaagcaccttaggctctctgagcaagtgttgtctCTAAAATACTGgggcacagtgcatacttaaatacacttttgagacAGCTATAacattattagaagcatttttgctaatacatgtatattacaaaatgcttctattcaaaactgtaatgtctccatgtggattccaattttggctaaaatgtctctttaaatatgtattttttataatatattgatATTTTGCAGTGCTTATtggctttatctatctatctatctatctatctatctatctatttatcactgTCTCTGTCGTTTGCCTTTCTATTCTACTGTTGTGCATATGTATATGCCCCCTGAACATGGTAATAAACAGATATTTGTCTCTGTTGAATACTGTGAGGCTGCACCTGACTCAGCGTTTCCACCTCATTAAACTCTCTTAATGAATAACGAGTACGCAGCCTGTGTGACCCCTATATACTCCCCTCACTCTCCATAACCAACACCTAATGAATCACCATCTGTCAGGTGTAATCCACACACACAATAAGTCATGTAatcacacacatgtaacacacacacacaataagtcATGTAatcacacacatgtaacacacacacacaattagtcatgtaatcacacacatgtaacacacacacacacacacaataagtcATGTAATCACacacatgtaacatacacacacaataagtcATGTAatcacacacatgtaacacacacacacaataagtcATGTAATCACacacatgtaacatacacacacaataagacgttatcacacacatgtaacacacacacacacaaaataagtcATGTAATCACacacatgtaacatacacacacaataagtcATGTAatcacacacatgtaacacacccacccacccacaatAAGTCATGTTatcacacacatgtaacacacacacacaataagtcATGTAATCACacacatgtaacatacacacacaataagtcATGTAatcacacacatgtaacacacacacacaataagtcATGTAATCACacacatgtaacatacacacacaataagacgttatcacacacatgtaacacacacacacacacacacaaaataagtcATGTAATCGCACACATGTAACACACCCACCCACAATAAGTCATGTTatcacacacatgtaacacacacacacacaataagtcATTTTATCACacacatgtatcacacacacaataagtCATGTAATCAcacatatgtaacacacacacacacacacaataagtcATGTAATcacatacatgtaacacacacccacacacactaagTCATGTAATCACACACatttaacatacacacacaataagtcATGTtatcacacacataacatacacacacacacacacacacacacaataagtgATGATATTACAAAAATGTAACATACGCACAATAAGTCATGTTATCACACACATgtaacttagggttgccacctcagccatgttttcctggacacttataagttagacatgctgcagggtgtgcagggtggaacatgtattgtgtttctggacagcactattcatatccctctctgcacaccctgcagcatgtgtaacttataagtgttctgtattttaagggacgggtggtaaccctttgtaacatacacacacaagaaGTCATGTTATCACacacatgtaacatacacacaaGAAGTCATGTTATAACacacatgtaacatacacacacaagaaGTCATGTTATCACacacatgtaacatacacacacaagaaGTCATGTTATCACacacatgtaacatacacacacaagatGTCATGTTATCACacacatgtaacatacacacacacaagaagtCATGTAatcacacacatgtaacacacacacacaaacacaataagtCATGATatcacacacatgtaacacacacacacacacacacaagaagtcATGTTATCACacacatgtaacatacacacacacaagaattcatgtaatcacacacatgtaacacacacacaataagtaATGTTATCAcaaacatgtaacacacacacaataagtCATATTATCACACACatgtaagacacacacacaaacacaataagtCATGTTATCACACACATGTAACATACACCCACAATAAGTCATGCTAGTATTTTGTCTTTATAAACATTTCacgttaatttaataaaataacttttatttacattCAAAAAACAACTGCATGATAAGAAATATACTATATGAGGATGAAAGAAGTTACACATAATAAGCTAACATTAATCCATt is part of the Bombina bombina isolate aBomBom1 chromosome 6, aBomBom1.pri, whole genome shotgun sequence genome and harbors:
- the LOC128662302 gene encoding P2Y purinoceptor 6-like — protein: MHSSPLSSSPNSSVPPSTPSAASPCHLDESYKHIFLPTCYLFTFVLSLGLNSVVLTRCLRRPWNSSLIYMFNLALSDLMYGLSLPFLIASYISQDRWLFGDPMCRLVRFLFYFNLYCSIFFLTCISFHRYLGICHPMRSMRLESLRWVRATCLLVWTLVFAMTSPILLFARTGPLEGLDDGVTCWDDALDSDLHRYMPYGMFLHVAGFFLPFSVIAWCYSRVVRTLCRTIRGGVVPGPVPGVAQRRKSIRTIVTITLLFALCFLPFHVTRTMFLALRAGGAALGGCRALGVVAVCYKVTRPLASANAWLNALLYFITKEPCGWGQKNKKGEELKGKKIMKKGQTQNRQVFGNIYPTFP